One region of Quercus lobata isolate SW786 chromosome 2, ValleyOak3.0 Primary Assembly, whole genome shotgun sequence genomic DNA includes:
- the LOC115974533 gene encoding SKP1-like protein 1B produces MSSRKITLKSSDGETFEVEEAVALESQTIKHMIEDDCADNGIPLPNVTSKILSKVIEYCKKHVETPKAEDRVASTDEELKNWDLEFVKVDQATLFDLILAANYLNIKSLLDLTCQTVADMIKGKTPEEIRKTFNIKNDFTPEEEEEVRRENQWAFE; encoded by the exons ATGTCGTCGAGGAAGATAACGCTGAAGAGCTCGGACGGAGAGACTTTCGAGGTGGAGGAAGCGGTGGCGTTGGAATCTCAGACGATAAAGCACATGATTGAAGACGATTGCGCCGACAATGGAATCCCTCTGCCGAACGTGACCAGCAAGATCTTGTCGAAGGTCATCGAGTACTGCAAAAAGCACGTCGAGACACCGAAAGCCGAGGACCGTGTCGCCTCTACCGATGAGGAGCTCAAGAACTGGGACCTCGAGTTTGTCAAAGTCGACCAGGCCACCCTCTTCGATCTCATCTTG GCTGCAAATTATCTGAACATCAAGAGCTTGCTGGATCTGACTTGCCAAACAGTGGCAGACATGATCAAGGGCAAAACACCTGAGGAAATCCGCAAGACGTTCAACATCAAGAATGACTTCACACccgaggaagaggaggaggttCGCAGGGAGAACCAATGGGCCTTTGAgtga